The uncultured Sunxiuqinia sp. genomic sequence TTTATCCAAATCAGGTTCTTCTTTTGAACTTTCTTCGGGCTTTTCCGAAGTATCGATGGTGCAGGCAACTGCCCCCACTTCAATTGTATCTCCTTCTTCAGCTTTAAAGCTAACTTTTCCGGCTTCCTCTGCAACGAGGGTCAATGTTGCTTTGTCTGATTCAATCTCGGCGATCTCATCATCTTTATCAACAACAGAACCATCTTCGACTAACCATTTCCCTAACTCAACTTCTGTAATTGATTCTCCGGGTGTAGGTACTTTTACTTCAATGATCATGATTTTTTTATGCTTTTGCTAGTTCTTCTTCACTAAATATTTTTGTCAGGAGCTTATTTAATCTCAGGTTGTGCTGCTTCATCAAACCGCCTGCGGGGCTGGCACTTTCTGAACGAGCAACAACTTCGAATGGAATGTGGCTTAGTTTTCTGGAAAGAAATGGCCATGCACCCATATTGGCCGGTTCGTCCTGCGCCCAAATAATACGTTCCGCTTTGTTGTATTTAGCCAGCATGTCGTCAATCTGATTAACCGGCAATGGGAATATCTGCTCCAATCGCACAATCACGGTTGTGCTGTCTCCCGTATCCACTCGTTTTTTAATCAAGTCGTAATATAACCGTCCCGAGGTAAATACCAATTGCTTGACCTCTCCTGCGCTGACGAGTTTATCGTCGATTATTTCCTGAAAATGACCGCTACTCAACTCTTCCATGGTGGAATTAACCATTGGATGACGTAACAGACTTTTGGGTGTAAACACAATTAATGGCACGCGTATATTCCATTTAAGATGTCGGCGGATCAGGTGAAACATGTTGGCCGGATTTGTAGGCACCACCACTTGCATGTTGTTATTGGCAGCCTGCGCCAAAAAGCGCTCAATCCGTCCACTGGAGTGCTCGGGTCCCTGTCCTTCGTAGCCATGTGGCAGGTAAAGAACCAGATTATTATGCAATCCCCACTTTTCAATAGCCGATGTGATGTACTGATCAACAATGACCTGAGCAACATTATGAAAGTCTCCAAATTGTGCTTCCCATACTGTCAATGCATCAGGCTGAGCCATAGCGTAACCATATTCAAAGCCCATCACACCATATTCTGATAGCAACGAATTGTAAATATGAAAAGGAGCTTGATCCTTGGCAAGATGTTTCAAAGGGAAATATTTTCCATCACCATCCTCATAAACAAAAACGGCATGCCTATGAGCAAATGTCCCCCGCTCACAATCCTGTCCGCTAATACGCACCGGATGACCTTCGGAAACCAAAGTACCATAGGCCAGTAGTTCGGCCATTCCCCAATCAATCCGGTCGTCCAAGATCATCTGACGGCGATCAGATAAGATTCGGTTTATTTTACTGAAGAACTTTCGTCCTTTAGGGATTGAATTAATTTTTTCGGCAAGTTCAAGCAATTTTTCTTTATCGACACCGGTTTTCACCACCTGACAAAAATTGGCTTCTGTAATTTTTTCGAATGGCTCATATTCGTCTACCAGAAACTGCTTAATCTTCAGTTTCTCAATCTCTTCTGAATCTTTGTATTTTGAATTCATCAAATCATCGAAAGCTTTAATTTCGCTCTTCACTTCCTTTGATGAGTAAATGCCTTGTTGAATTAACTGCTCTGCATAAATATCTCTTGGATTTTTATGGTTCGAAATTTCCTTATAAAGTAAGGGTTGGGTAAAACGAGGCTCATCACCTTCGTTGTGTCCATATTTTCGGTAGCACAAAATATCGATAAAGACATCCGAATTAAACTCCTGCCTGAACTCCATAGCCAATTTAATGGTGTAAATTAACGATTCAACATCATCGCCATTGACATGAAAAACCGGCGAACGGGTAACTTTTGCAATATCGGTACAGTAAGTACTCGATCTGGCATCCAGGTAATTGGTGGTAAAACCAACCTGGTTATTAATGACCAGGTGAATGGTACCTCCGGTTTTATATCCTTTCAGGTTAGCCATTTGAACAACTTCATAAACAACTCCCTGAGCGGCAATCGCAGCATCGCCATGGATGACAATTGGAGCAACTGAATCCACATCTCCATCATACAATGAATCGATTCGTGAGCGAGTCAGCCCTTGAACCAGTGGCGCCACCGCTTCCAGGTGTGAAGGATTAGGCATCAGGCTCAACTTCACCTTTTTGCCATAATCTGACGTCACCTCATTTTCGAATCCTAAGTGATATTTCACATCGCCAAGCGAGATGTCTTCTTCATATTCGGTACCATAAAATTCCTTAAAAATGTACTCGTAAGGCTTATTCATGATGTTGGCCAGAATATTCAATCGGCCACGGTGTGCCATGCCAATCACAAATTCACGAATTCCCAGTTCTGCGCCTTGTTCAATAACGGCATCCAATGCCGGAATTAATGATTCAGCCCCTTCGAGTGAAAAACGTTTTTGTCCTACGAATTTTTTATGAATATAACTTTCAAAGCCAACCGCCAACTTTAAATGATAAAAGATATGCTT encodes the following:
- a CDS encoding 2-oxoglutarate dehydrogenase E1 component — translated: MDKFSQVGNQEVAAVEELYQDYINDPESVEESWRHFFKGYELARTNYKSSKFQGSQHIDKEFAILNLIHGYRQRGHLFTKTNPVRARREYFPTLAIENFGLEESDLEKEFQAGNNIGIGLAKLKDIIAHLEATYCNSIGVEYVFMRHPEVVSWLQKKMEASKNSQEFTAEMKKHIFYHLKLAVGFESYIHKKFVGQKRFSLEGAESLIPALDAVIEQGAELGIREFVIGMAHRGRLNILANIMNKPYEYIFKEFYGTEYEEDISLGDVKYHLGFENEVTSDYGKKVKLSLMPNPSHLEAVAPLVQGLTRSRIDSLYDGDVDSVAPIVIHGDAAIAAQGVVYEVVQMANLKGYKTGGTIHLVINNQVGFTTNYLDARSSTYCTDIAKVTRSPVFHVNGDDVESLIYTIKLAMEFRQEFNSDVFIDILCYRKYGHNEGDEPRFTQPLLYKEISNHKNPRDIYAEQLIQQGIYSSKEVKSEIKAFDDLMNSKYKDSEEIEKLKIKQFLVDEYEPFEKITEANFCQVVKTGVDKEKLLELAEKINSIPKGRKFFSKINRILSDRRQMILDDRIDWGMAELLAYGTLVSEGHPVRISGQDCERGTFAHRHAVFVYEDGDGKYFPLKHLAKDQAPFHIYNSLLSEYGVMGFEYGYAMAQPDALTVWEAQFGDFHNVAQVIVDQYITSAIEKWGLHNNLVLYLPHGYEGQGPEHSSGRIERFLAQAANNNMQVVVPTNPANMFHLIRRHLKWNIRVPLIVFTPKSLLRHPMVNSTMEELSSGHFQEIIDDKLVSAGEVKQLVFTSGRLYYDLIKKRVDTGDSTTVIVRLEQIFPLPVNQIDDMLAKYNKAERIIWAQDEPANMGAWPFLSRKLSHIPFEVVARSESASPAGGLMKQHNLRLNKLLTKIFSEEELAKA